The Deltaproteobacteria bacterium genome has a window encoding:
- the rsmD gene encoding 16S rRNA (guanine(966)-N(2))-methyltransferase RsmD: MRIIGGSARGRRLHPPPGKLARPTSDRVRQSLFDLLGQRCDGLRVLDLFAGTGALGLEALSRGAEAALFVEREPRMIAVLQKNLDHLSFGDRATLKRGDALRLKGAIEGAGPFELVLADPPYAEGPGPVCEAVAACPGLIVPGGRLVVEHDRRTPSPEQMGTLQRVDLRRYGDTNLSLYREGDPPPQPSPGER; encoded by the coding sequence ATGAGGATCATCGGAGGCAGTGCCCGGGGCCGGCGGCTGCACCCCCCGCCGGGGAAGCTCGCCCGCCCGACCTCGGATCGGGTCCGCCAGTCCCTCTTCGATCTCCTCGGCCAGCGCTGCGACGGGCTGCGGGTGCTCGACCTCTTCGCCGGCACCGGCGCCCTGGGGCTGGAGGCCCTCTCCCGGGGGGCCGAGGCGGCCCTCTTCGTCGAGCGGGAGCCCCGGATGATCGCGGTGCTGCAGAAGAACCTCGACCACCTCAGCTTCGGCGATCGCGCCACCCTGAAGCGGGGGGACGCCCTGCGCCTGAAGGGGGCGATCGAGGGGGCCGGCCCCTTCGAGCTGGTCCTGGCCGATCCACCCTACGCGGAGGGCCCCGGGCCGGTCTGCGAGGCGGTGGCCGCGTGCCCGGGCCTCATCGTCCCCGGCGGGCGCCTCGTGGTAGAACACGACCGCCGGACGCCGAGCCCCGAGCAGATGGGCACACTCCAGCGGGTGGATCTGCGGCGCTACGGTGATACGAACCTCTCCCTCTACCGCGAAGGCGATCCCCCCCCGCAGCCCAGTCCAGGAGAACGATGA
- the coaD gene encoding pantetheine-phosphate adenylyltransferase, with protein MTVRQAIYPGSFDPLTNGHINIVERGLDVFDKLVVAIACNPEKKPMFSVEERKAILEEAFGDDERVEIDAFEGLLVDYCRHKKVDVVLRGLRAVSDFEYELQMANMNRKLAPELETVFMMTGEEHFYVSSRFVREVARFGGDVSALVPPGVAARLKAAR; from the coding sequence ATGACCGTGCGCCAGGCGATCTACCCCGGGTCCTTCGACCCCCTGACCAACGGCCACATCAACATCGTCGAGCGCGGGCTCGACGTCTTCGACAAGCTGGTGGTCGCGATCGCCTGCAACCCGGAGAAGAAGCCGATGTTCAGCGTCGAGGAGCGCAAGGCGATCCTCGAGGAGGCCTTCGGCGACGACGAGCGGGTCGAGATCGACGCCTTCGAGGGGCTGCTGGTGGACTACTGCCGGCACAAGAAGGTCGACGTGGTCCTGCGGGGCCTGCGCGCCGTCTCGGACTTCGAGTACGAGCTGCAGATGGCGAACATGAACCGGAAGCTCGCCCCCGAGCTCGAGACCGTCTTCATGATGACCGGGGAGGAGCACTTCTACGTCTCCAGCCGCTTCGTCCGCGAGGTGGCCCGCTTCGGCGGAGACGTGAGCGCCCTGGTGCCCCCGGGGGTCGCGGCCCGCCTGAAGGCCGCCCGCTGA
- a CDS encoding pyridoxal phosphate-dependent aminotransferase: MRLSERARAVKPSATLATAARARALKAEGKDVVLFGTGEPDFDTPAFIRQAAKDALDAGATHYPPLVGLPSLREAICTRLKLDQELDYAASEVIVGVGAKQVLYNACQALLDPGDEAVIITPYWVSYPDMVTLAGATSVYVETTPESGFQPTAEALEAALNERTRVLFVNSPSNPSGVILDRETLEAMAEVLRRYPEVTILTDDIYNRILYGDATFENILQVAPDLRDRVVIINGVSKTYAMTGWRVGWAVGPEEIIKAIGKIQGQSTSGATSFAQHGALAALTGDQGVVAEMVGHFARRRDLLCDGLAALPGVECAKPPGAFYAFPDLRALIGKKAGGKLIDGSITLCDLLIEEQHLACVPGAPFGAEGFLRMSFAASDEDIERGLKRLADFLQTVE, translated from the coding sequence ATGCGACTCTCTGAACGCGCCCGGGCGGTGAAGCCCTCGGCGACCCTGGCCACCGCCGCCCGCGCCCGCGCCTTGAAGGCGGAGGGCAAGGACGTCGTCCTCTTCGGGACGGGTGAGCCCGACTTCGACACCCCGGCCTTCATCCGGCAGGCCGCGAAGGACGCCCTCGACGCCGGGGCCACCCACTATCCGCCCCTCGTCGGGCTGCCCTCCCTGCGGGAGGCGATCTGCACCCGGCTGAAGCTCGATCAGGAGCTCGACTACGCCGCGAGCGAGGTCATCGTCGGGGTGGGCGCGAAGCAGGTGCTCTACAACGCCTGCCAGGCCCTCCTCGATCCCGGTGACGAGGCCGTGATCATCACCCCCTACTGGGTGAGCTACCCCGACATGGTCACCCTCGCCGGGGCGACCTCGGTCTACGTCGAGACCACCCCCGAGTCGGGCTTCCAGCCGACGGCCGAGGCCCTGGAGGCGGCGCTGAACGAGCGGACCCGGGTCCTCTTCGTCAACTCCCCCTCGAACCCCAGCGGGGTGATCCTGGATCGCGAGACCCTCGAGGCGATGGCCGAGGTCCTGCGGCGCTACCCCGAGGTCACGATCCTCACCGACGACATCTACAACCGGATCCTCTACGGGGACGCCACCTTCGAGAACATCCTCCAGGTGGCGCCCGACCTGCGCGACCGGGTCGTCATCATCAACGGCGTCTCCAAGACCTACGCCATGACCGGCTGGCGGGTGGGCTGGGCCGTGGGCCCCGAGGAGATCATCAAGGCCATCGGGAAGATCCAGGGACAGTCCACCAGCGGCGCCACCTCCTTCGCCCAGCACGGCGCCCTGGCCGCGCTCACCGGCGATCAGGGCGTCGTCGCCGAGATGGTGGGGCACTTCGCCCGGCGCCGCGATCTCCTCTGCGACGGCCTCGCGGCCCTCCCCGGCGTCGAGTGCGCGAAGCCCCCGGGCGCCTTCTACGCCTTCCCCGACCTCCGGGCCCTCATCGGCAAGAAGGCCGGCGGGAAGCTCATCGACGGCAGCATCACCCTCTGCGATCTCCTCATCGAGGAGCAGCACCTGGCCTGCGTGCCCGGCGCGCCCTTCGGGGCCGAGGGCTTCCTGCGGATGTCCTTTGCGGCCTCCGACGAGGATATCGAGCGG